The DNA sequence GGGGATTAGGGCAACCCGAACCTTGGCTTCGAGCTTAGCCTTTTGAGCCTCGAGCTTTTCAATTTCCTCGGCTGCCAGATCTTTCATATCAGGGTCATTTAGCATGCCCTGGGCATCAGTTAGTTGTTTTTCGGTGCTGGCGAGCTGTTCAAATAGGCTCAAGCGTGTTTGTAGGTCGCGCTGCTCGGCCACTAGTTTGGCTGAGTCTGGAGTAGTGTAAATAGCCGGATCAGCTAGTTTGGCCTCAACTTCGCTTAAGCGTTGCTTTATAGTGTTAATTTTATCTTGATCAATCATTATTTTTCCTTGTCATTTCGACCGCAGTGGAGAAATCTAGCAAGATCTTTCGACTTTCGCCCTGGATGACATCCCGAAACAAAATACTGCTCCTATTATAGCAAGGGAGCAGTATTTGGTATAAGCTTAGTTATTTTTCGGCTGGTTGGTCTTTTTTGTCGGTGGTTTTTTGAGCCAACTCTTGTTTTACGGCCTTTAGTTCGGCAGCTACATCTACCCGCTGGTCTTTATTTCGATCTTTCTTGGTCTTAGCCTTGCCTTTGCTGGTTTTGGCAGCTTCCATGCGGGCACGGAATTTGTCGACTCGGCCGGCGGTATCGACCAGCTTTTGTTTGCCGGTGTAGAACGGATGACAGTTGCTGCAAACTTCGACCG is a window from the Candidatus Saccharibacteria bacterium genome containing:
- the rpmE gene encoding 50S ribosomal protein L31 gives rise to the protein MKTGIHPELKDTKVTCLGCGTTFNTRSTTNEITVEVCSNCHPFYTGKQKLVDTAGRVDKFRARMEAAKTSKGKAKTKKDRNKDQRVDVAAELKAVKQELAQKTTDKKDQPAEK